In one Yarrowia lipolytica chromosome 1A, complete sequence genomic region, the following are encoded:
- a CDS encoding uncharacterized protein (Compare to YALI0A05951g, weakly similar to uniprot|P46950 Saccharomyces cerevisiae YGR197c SNG1 involved in nitroguanidine resistance), giving the protein MSSTTSSERLLPPKTYVPVHHPKLRKGHWMVAKMSFFNVLTLAIALTGILPLFWGSMYKRSDRAHNLKMAVINWDNDVVGNAFVDLVNERPNLPHLVTIKPVVSSEYTSLEQIEELVVQYKFWGAFVVFENSTATLRAALESGNQDDYWFKTLHYFNTGGRQESVHATYCQPQVDALEFLFQEQKVPEIIRNLTADFSNDKIKDLLTNTPRLLTSPLEFQNNDIRPFSGGVASAIDNVGLIYLVIISFYQVMMWGFIHNIQGEHMILWQFFIYRTVINLISIFFISLFFSLVSLAFGQDFTLRYGRGGFVVYWMINFLSMAALGGATDNIMAFFAKKFPATLAIWLLFWVIFNSAPGMFPLEMSPGVYQFGHALPVFNAVEAIRTILFNVHSEIGLNVGVLIGWIALNSVVNYISLVYTRYFYVEEREKAARKELEKSQVVEEVREA; this is encoded by the coding sequence ATGTCTAGCACAACCTCGTCTGAACGACTCCTTCCACCGAAAACTTATGTGCCTGTGCACCACCCCAAGCTTCGAAAGGGCCACTGGATGGTGGCCAAgatgtccttcttcaacgtGCTCACTCTGGCCATTGCGTTGACCGGAATTCTGCCGCTGTTCTGGGGATCCATGTACAAGCGGTCAGATCGAGCCCACAATCTGAAGATGGCCGTCATCAACTGGGACAACGACGTGGTTGGAAACGCCTTCGTTGATCTGGTCAACGAGCGACCTAATCTGCCCCATCTGGTGACTATCAAGCCAGTGGTGTCATCCGAGTACACATCTCTGgagcagattgaggagCTAGTGGTGCAGTACAAGTTCTGGGGCGCCTTTGTGGTGTTTGAAAACTCGACTGCTACGTTACGGGCTGCCCTTGAGTCGGGCAACCAGGATGACTACTGGTTCAAAACCCTGCATTACTTCAACACTGGAGGTCGACAGGAAAGTGTGCATGCCACCTACTGTCAGCCTCAGGTTGATGCTCTTGAGTTTCTCTTCCAGGAGCAGAAGGTTCCTGAGATCATTCGAAACCTGACAGCCGACTTTTCCAACGACAAAATCAAAGACTTGCTCACCAACACGCCGCGGCTTCTGACCTCGCCTCTGGAGTTCCAAAACAACGACATTCGACCCTTTTCCGGCGGTGTGGCGTCTGCTATCGACAATGTGGGTCTCATCTATctcgtcatcatctccttctaCCAGGTGATGATGTGGGGATTCATTCACAACATTCAGGGCGAGCACATGATTCTATGGCAGTTTTTCATCTACCGAACCGTGATCAACTTGAtttccatcttcttcatctcactcttcttctctctcgtGTCTCTGGCGTTTGGACAGGACTTTACTCTCCGATACGGCCGAGGCGGATTTGTGGTCTACTGGATGATCAACTTTCTGAGTATGGCTGCTCTTGGAGGAGCCACCGACAACATCATGGCATTCTTCGCCAAAAAGTTCCCCGCTACGCTTGCAATTTGGCTGCTTTTCTGGGTCATTTTCAACTCTGCTCCAGGAATGTTCCCTCTGGAGATGTCACCTGGAGTCTACCAGTTTGGCCACGCTCTGCCGGTTTTCAATGCTGTGGAGGCCATTAGAACCATTCTGTTCAATGTCCATTCCGAAATAGGACTCAATGTGGGAGTTCTCATTGGCTGGATCGCTCTCAACTCGGTGGTCAACTACATTTCCTTGGTGTACACTCGGTACTTTTATGTCGAAGAGCGAGAAAAGGCTGCCAGAaaggagttggagaagagccaggttgttgaggaggtgaGAGAGGCGTAG
- a CDS encoding uncharacterized protein (Compare to YALI0A05929g, weakly similar to uniprot|Q6CCA5 Yarrowia lipolytica YALI0C11077g): MYPRTSIKTAAAAITQGLPSPWNGTESEADKLLVVCSHLLKVKEEQKVICEDMKKMKKQMASGHAAQLSTAPLPVPASREECFTAVQKLLRENDEFNQKWRVEREEAVRRLKNFQQTTSTVTKAFERLDPHLGHPVFVEEYVWTLLNMHAWASKMLSSPPLDLQDKAEGLRLQTQIHELLEDQEESLKRSVWLEAVNFSRHLDRKEPKSEVAVSPKDDGKYLPYEIATLIYSHCDLETCVSLREASSYWYLAYTHADRDLKLELVRRFPWIKPEGEMKTWGDCVLVYVSRLTSSKWKVIDGWDSVEIPPPKPVKGVTALGLNHGEKLPCDYEGFDDHRDFDCSFSCDRLHVENLPLGAVLSPWTLDAVPEQPSQIKVVSESKDAMVISFMDIEITLPGHIRPEHLPKNTGFLERAPIVVNSEIIMVPTTHHHYVFPRDQPHYKHATVYPPHIDAVSQVGNIHVTRYARSTYGLHDPYTKKLVKYGTPSFASNKSCPEENYNGLVWWFHQDKYLIPTFLDLDQPGKVFCRQDKIVTLPDKAPDGLHQCLRPQNSQYLTEWTKNGGIRMVDLDSGVITDVETPHSYYNPGRDRSRVFLGYENGKFLARFLSHNTVREYTKSYWDMDSEDLDSEDSEEDDDDDYQDYGTGDEVDPWGAWDEDHDYSDDHDYSDNHGYSDYYYDDYGPGYNAWAFAGMR, translated from the coding sequence ATGTACCCAAGAACGTCTATTaagacagcagcagcagccatAACACAAGGACTGCCTTCGCCTTGGAATGGAACTGAGTCAGAGGCTGACAAACTGCTGGTGGTATGTTCTCATCTGCTCAAAGTGAAGGAAGAGCAGAAAGTGATCTGTGAggacatgaagaagatgaagaaacAGATGGCGTCGGGTCACGCGGCTCAATTATCGACAGCACCACTACCGGTTCCAGCTTCCAGGGAAGAATGTTTCACCGCAGTACAGAAGCTGCTTCGAGAGAACGACGAGTTCAACCAGAAATGGCGcgtggagagagaggaggcTGTCAGGAGGCTGAAAAACTTCCAGCAGACTACATCCACGGTCACCAAAGCGTTTGAGAGGCTAGATCCACATCTCGGACACCCTGTCTTCGTCGAGGAGTATGTTTGGACTCTACTAAACATGCATGCGTGGGCATCGAAGATGCTCTCTAGCCCTCCTCTGGACCTGCAAGACAAGGCAGAAGGCCTGCGATTGCAGACACAGATACATGAGCTGCTCGAGGATCAGGAGGAAAGCCTGAAACGGTCTGTCTGGCTGGAAGCTGTCAATTTTTCAAGGCATTTGGACAGGAAAGAGCCAAAGTCTGAGGTTGCAGTGAGCCCTAAGGACGATGGGAAGTATCTTCCTTATGAAATCGCCACGTTGATCTACTCCCACTGCGATCTGGAAACGTGTGTTTCGCTTAGAGAAGCCAGCTCTTATTGGTACTTGGCCTATACACATGCTGACCGTGATCTGAAGCTTGAACTTGTGAGGCGATTTCCCTGGATCAAGCCAGAAGGAGAAATGAAGACCTGGGGCGACTGTGTGTTGGTGTACGTTTCGCGACTCACCAGCTCCAAGTGGAAAGTTATAGACGGCTGGGATAGCGTCGAAATTCCACCACCCAAGCCGGTGAAGGGAGTTACTGCTTTGGGGCTCAACCATGGAGAGAAGCTGCCCTGTGACTACGAGGGGTTCGATGACCATCGGGATTTCGACTGCTCGTTCTCATGCGACAGATTGCACGTGGAAAACCTCCCGCTGGGTGCAGTTTTGAGTCCCTGGACTCTCGATGCGGTGCCCGAGCAGCCCAGCCAGATCAAGGTGGTTTCCGAGAGTAAGGATGCGATGGTCATCAGCTTTATGGACATTGAAATCACCCTACCTGGTCACATTCGTCCTGAACATCTTCCAAAGAATACTGGTTTCCTGGAACGAGCTCCCATTGTTGTTAATAGTGAGATAATTATGGTCCCCACCACTCATCACCACTACGTGTTCCCCCGAGACCAGCCTCATTACAAGCATGCAACAGTCTATCCTCCCCACATTGACGCTGTCTCCCAAGTTGGAAATATTCATGTGACACGATACGCAAGAAGCACTTATGGCTTACACGACCCTTACACCAAGAAATTGGTCAAGTATGGCACTCCGTCTTTTGCATCGAACAAGTCGTGTCCTGAGGAAAACTACAATGGACTGGTTTGGTGGTTTCATCAAGACAAGTATCTGATTCCAACCTTCTTGGACCTGGACCAGCCCGGAAAGGTGTTTTGTAGACAGGATAAAATCGTCACCTTGCCTGACAAAGCACCCGATGGACTTCATCAGTGTCTCAGACCCCAAAATTCGCAGTATCTCACCGAGTGGACGAAAAATGGAGGTATTCGAATGGTAGATCTTGACAGCGGAGTTATTACAGATGTGGAAACTCCACATTCGTACTATAACCCTGGACGTGATCGAAGCAGAGTCTTTCTTGGGTATGAAAATGGCAAATTTCTCGCCAGATTCTTGTCTCACAATACTGTCCGTGAGTATACTAAGAGCTATTGGGATATGGACTCTGAAGATCTGGACTCAGAAGAttcagaagaagatgatgatgatgattACCAAGACTATGGCACAGGTGATGAAGTCGACCCTTGGGGTGCTTGGGATGAAGACCATGACTATTCAGACGACCATGACTATTCAGACAACCATGGCTATTCAGACTATTACTACGATGACTATGGTCCTGGCTACAATGCCTGGGCATTTGCAGGCATGCGTTGA
- a CDS encoding uncharacterized protein (Compare to YALI0A05995g, similar to uniprot|P53859 Saccharomyces cerevisiae YNL232w CSL4 core component of the 3 -5 exosome, similar to Saccharomyces cerevisiae CSL4 (YNL232W); ancestral locus Anc_2.11), translated as MIPGFVTPGILISLVVDRDGNKFYPGIGTAVRVVEGSEAKVAGKSQAKAIVATATGKVVLSERQESAEHNDKSRDTKGSCYTVNIVKKTKGDDSSSTTPTTSHVSPSASSGLPKVGDYILARVSKLTSKQANVEILVVEGQGGVGQDAGLGLNGNENGIHSNPLSNAGSLVEGAIRSDLGEGFGGIIRSIDVRATERDKVKMELCFKPGDIVRAQVISLGDGANYYLSTAKNELGVLFARSKIGELMYATDWQTMACPVTGLTEERKCASPYKQEVKAEVKEEAK; from the coding sequence ATGATCCCCGGATTCGTTACACCTGGAATTTTAATATCTCTCGTTGTCGACCGAGACGGCAACAAGTTTTACCCCGGAATCGGCACGGCTGTTCGAGTTGTGGAAGGTTCCGAGGCCAAGGTTGCTGGCAAGTCgcaggccaaggccattgtcgcCACAGCTACGGGAAAGGTGGTGCTGAGCGAACGACAGGAGAGCGCGGAGCACAACgacaagtcacgtgataccaAGGGCTCATGCTACACGGTCAACATTgtgaagaagaccaagggTGACGATTCATCTTCAACTACACCTACTACATCCCATGTGTCGCCCTCGGCTTCGTCGGGACTGCCCAAGGTTGGCGATTACATTCTTGCACGAGTTTCAAAGCTCACGTCGAAACAGGCCAACGTGGAGAttctggtggtggagggcCAGGGAGGAGTGGGCCAGGACGCGGGTTTGGGACTCAATGGCAACGAGAACGGTATCCACAGCAACCCTCTGTCAAATGCGGGCTCTTTGGTGGAAGGCGCTATTCGATCAGATCTCGGTGAGGGCTTCGGTGGTATCATTCGGTCCATTGATGTGCGAGCCACCGAGCGAGACAAGGTCAAAATGGAGCTGTGTTTCAAGCCCGGTGATATCGTGCGAGCACAGGTCATTTCTCTCGGAGATGGTGCCAACTACTACCTTTCTACAGCCAAGAACGAGCTCGGAGTTCTGTTCGCTCGATCGAAAATCGGAGAGTTGATGTACGCTACCGACTGGCAGACCATGGCCTGTCCTGTGACTGGCCTGACGGAAGAGAGAAAGTGCGCTTCTCCTTATAAGcaggaggtcaaggctgAGGTCAAAGAGGAGGCCAAGTAG
- a CDS encoding uncharacterized protein (Compare to YALI0A05973g, no similarity): MVANVSGYGDLNNHFRQCEKPGLGRFLLRNFMEGVLVIDLASTTATNVFTPKKDQRNPDIVMGFVDDKFVAKFVDSKTMKRYEQEKLWKTKTIESEGNRCRDYYDSMRVHVFYSQKISCQLV; this comes from the coding sequence ATGGTCGCAAATGTGAGTGGTTACGGAGACCTGAACAACCATTTCCGTCAGTGTGAAAAGCCAGGTCTAGGCCGCTTCCTGTTGAGGAACTTCATGGAGGGAGTGTTAGTGATTGATCTTGCCAGCACCACTGCTACCAATGTGTTTACTCCTAAAAAGGATCAGAGGAATCCTGACATCGTTATGGGGTTTGTCGACGACAAGTTTGTGGCCAAGTTCGTTGACAGCAAAACCATGAAGAGATacgagcaggagaagctatggaagaccaagaccatAGAAAGTGAGGGGAATAGGTGCCGCGATTATTATGATAGCATGAGGGTGCATGTTTTCTACTCGCAGAAAATATCCTGTCAGCTGGTATGA